CCGATCTTGTCCGACAGCCCACCGATGACTGGTTGCAGGCACATGAACAGGAACAGCGTGGCGGCGGAAATGGTGGTGGAGTCGGAGATGCTCATGCCGACGGTGTTCACCAGGTATTTCTGCATGTAGGTGGTGTAGGTGTAGAACGCCAGCGTGCCGCCCATGGTCAGGCCGACCACGGTCATCAGTTCCTTGGGATGGCGCATCAAGGTGCGCATCGCGCTTTCCTTGGCCTTTTCCTTCTTGGTGAACGACTCGGTTTCTTCCATGCCACGCCGCAGGTACAGCGCGACAATCGCACACAGCGCGCCGATGGCGAACGGGATGCGCCAGCCCCAGGCGTACAGTTGCTCGGTGGTGAGGAATTGTTGCAGCACGATCAGCACGCCGAGGGCGATGAGCTGGCCGGAGATCAGCGTGACGTACTGGAAGCTGGAGAAGAAACCACGGCGTTCCTTGGTCGCCATCTCGCTCAGGTAGGTCGCCGAGGTGCCGTACTCGCCACCCACCGACAGGCCTTGGAGCAAGCGGGCAAACACCAGCAGGATCGGCGCGCCGACGCCGATGGTTTCGTAGCTCGGGCTCAGGGCGATGATCAGCGAGCCGAAGCACATCAGGTACACCGAGGCCATCAATGCACGTTTGCGACCGGCGCGGTCGGCGTACAAGCCCATCAGCCACCCGCCGATCGGGCGCATCAGGAAGCCCACGGCGAAGATCGCGGCGGTATTGAGCAGTTGGGCGGTGGTGTCGCCCTTGGGGAAGAAG
This genomic interval from Pseudomonas alvandae contains the following:
- a CDS encoding MFS transporter; protein product: MDNSNALPIGSAAVPARERTTASRIKSIFSGSVGNMVEWYDWYVYAAFSLYFAKVFFPKGDTTAQLLNTAAIFAVGFLMRPIGGWLMGLYADRAGRKRALMASVYLMCFGSLIIALSPSYETIGVGAPILLVFARLLQGLSVGGEYGTSATYLSEMATKERRGFFSSFQYVTLISGQLIALGVLIVLQQFLTTEQLYAWGWRIPFAIGALCAIVALYLRRGMEETESFTKKEKAKESAMRTLMRHPKELMTVVGLTMGGTLAFYTYTTYMQKYLVNTVGMSISDSTTISAATLFLFMCLQPVIGGLSDKIGRRPILIAFGILGTLFTVPILTTLHTIQTWWGAFFLIMAALIIVSGYTSINAVVKAELFPTEIRALGVGLPYALTVSIFGGTAEYIALWFKSIGMETGYYWYVTACIAVSLLVYITMKDTRKHSRIVTD